The following proteins come from a genomic window of Ovis canadensis isolate MfBH-ARS-UI-01 breed Bighorn chromosome 22, ARS-UI_OviCan_v2, whole genome shotgun sequence:
- the LOC138427642 gene encoding olfactory receptor 226-like yields MQAPSAGANHSEVTEFILVGFPGSLGLHACLLALFLLAYLLTVTENLLIIAVVRASPALQKPMYLFLSNLSFLEVWYVSVTVPKMLVSLVVPGARRISFAGCMAQLYFFLALACTECALLGVMAYDRYVAICSPLRYPAIMSPGLCSLLAAGSWLSGFTISVGKVFFIARLGYCGPNVMNHFFCDVSPLLNLACSNVALAELVDFLLALLILLGPLLLTVSSYTAIISTVLRVPSAAGRHKAFSTCAAHLAVVVIFYSASLFIYARPRAIYSFDLHKLVSVVYTILTPLLNPIIYCLRNREVKEALHKVVQRAAQARGAIS; encoded by the coding sequence ATGCAGGCCCCGTCTGCAGGGGCCAACCACTCGGAGGTGACCGAGTTCATCCTGGTGGGCTTCCCGGGCTCGCTGGGGCTCCACGCGTGCCTGTTGGCACTGTTCCTGCTGGCCTACCTGTTGACCGTCACCGAGAACCTGCTCATCATCGCCGTGGTCCGCGCCAGCCCCGCACTGCAGAAGCCCATGTACCTCTTTCTCAGCAACCTGTCCTTCCTAGAGGTGTGGTACGTCTCTGTCACAGTGCCCAAGATGCTGGTCAGCCTGGTGGTGCCCGGGGCCCGACGCATCTCCTTTGCGGGCTGCATGGCTCAGCTGTACTTCTTCCTGGCGCTGGCCTGCACCGAGTGCGCCCTCCTGGGGGTCATGGCCTACGACCGTTACGTGGCCATCTGCAGCCCCCTGCGCTACCCGGCCATCATGAGCCCCGGCCTCTGCAGCCTCCTGGCTGCCGGCTCCTGGCTCTCGGGCTTCACCATCTCTGTGGGGAAGGTCTTCTTCATCGCGCGGCTGGGCTACTGTGGCCCCAACGTCATGAACCACTTCTTCTGCGACGTGTCACCCCTGCTGAACCTGGCATGCTCCAACGTGGCCCTGGCTGAGCTGGTGGACTTCCTCCTGGCGCTGCTCATCCTGCTTGGGCCCCTGCTGCTCACCGTCTCCTCCTACACGGCCATCATCAGCACCGTGCTGCGTGTCCCCTCCGCCGCTGGCCGGCAcaaggccttctccacctgcGCCGCGCACCTGGCCGTGGTGGTCATCTTCTACTCCGCCTCGCTCTTCATCTACGCCCGGCCTCGTGCCATCTACTCCTTTGACCTCCACAAGCTGGTGTCCGTGGTCTACACAATACTCACACCGCTGCTCAACCCCATCATCTACTGCTTGCGGAACCGGGAGGTCAAGGAGGCCCTGCACAAGGTGGTGCAGAGGGCAGCCCAGGCCCGGGGCGCCATCTCCTAG